Part of the Coleofasciculus sp. FACHB-1120 genome is shown below.
AACATTAAATCGAGCTATTTCTTTGTCCTTCTCATCAAGCAATTTAGCCCCATCTGCCTCTGGTTTCAGCGCAAAAGCTTCCGCACCCCCCTCTTGTTTAAATTTGATTTTCTCTGTATTAGTCGCTACCGCTGAGGGATTATTTTGGGCAATTGGAGATGTTTGCGGGCTAGATGTTGTAGATACTTCTGGTGCCTGCTTTACAGAATTACTGCAAGAACCTAACAGGATTATTGCTGCCAAAGCAAAGCCAGACAAAAATGTTCTATTAATTTTATTCATCATTACAAGTTTTTACCTAAATTCCTTCTTTATTTAGTAACAGTTCACATAATCAAAATTCCGGACTTTTGCAAAAAAATAAATATTTTTTCACTTTTACTTACTTTGCTTTAGATAACATCCGAGCCAAATTGAGAACTTGATAAACGCTGAGAAACATCATCGTGATAGTTTGATACAATGCTTCTTGATTCCAGGGCATAGAAGGTGACATTTTTACGACCAAGTTTATCCCCTTATCCGTCACTCTCATCCGTTTTACGTTAGTCAGTTTTGGAATTTTTACTGCATTCACGGCTTCATTGTTTAAAACTTTAATTGCCCCGTACCGTCGTTGCGGATAGGTTAAATTCAGACTGATATCTAATCGCTTGGCTTTCGATTTTGTTTTGTATTTTGATTTGCCGCTTCTAGAAGTCTTCCATCCGTAAGCGGTCTGATTTAGCTCAGAAGTTGTTAATACAAAGCGAGTTTTATCTAAAAATTGTCCTTCCATTTTTAGCCAATCATCTTGGAAAAAATCTATTTTAAATCCTGACTTCAAGGGATGTTTAACTGTTTTAATTCGCTTGGAGTCTTGATTAGCTGGGCTGAGAACTAAATGAACACTGACCTTAGCTTCCTTATCCATATCTCTCTCCAGCATTTCCAAAATTTTTTCCGTTAACGCATAGCGATGATTTGGAAAATTGAATCGGCTATATTTACTTTCTCTTATTCCTGCATAAATCGCTACGATTGTACATCCTACTCCAACACACAATAATAAAATAGTTAAAATATTTCCAAATAATTGAAACCCATCTCCCATTTCTCCCACAACTATCATTAAAATGAACGCTATAACAATTGAAGTAATCGCGCCAACAACACATTTGGTTACCAAATTTCCAAACTCTGTTTGCTTTGCCTCTGAGGCTCTATCCAGGGTTGCCAATTCCCTTAAGTCTTTGACAATATCAGAAACAGCAGCCGTCACAGAATAAGTCGGAGATTTGCGTAAGGTTTCTAAATTTATTGACATTTGTAATAAAAATTCAATATCAATGAATAGGGGATTACGTAAGGTAGAGATCGCTTATATGAAATCGTACCCAAACGCTTTGATAACAGATACTTTCTAAGAAGTGGTAATTATTGTTACAAAAATTTAGAGTTTTAGGGCAAAATTGAGTCATAGTTTAGTTGATGAACGATTCTAGAATAGCTTACATTTCTTTTGATACCGTACCAGCGCCCAAGGGAGCCGCAATTCATATTGCCGCTTTTACTCAAGCTTTGGCAGATGCTTTTGGTGACATTCAGCTAGTGACAGTTTCCCCGACAGCCTACGCAGTAAATCAGAGGGAATCACCCCATATTATCCAATCCATGTTACCTGCGTTAGGAGATACGTTAATTAATCGTGTGCTTTATTTTCGCACGATGCTGGGCAATTGGTGGCAGAATCAGTGGTTTGAGGCAGTTCATATCCGTTCTATTTATGAAGGATTTCCAATTGCCCTGAACAAAGAAAAATTGTGTAAGCATTTAATTTTTGAAGTTAATGGATTGCCATCCATTGAACTCAAATACCGCTATCCAGCAGTGGCAGACGACCGGGAATTACTGCACAAATTAAAGGCACAAGAAAAAATTTGTTTAGAAGCATCAGATTTAATTTTAACCCCTAGTTCCGTAACCAGAGACTATCTCCAAACAAGAGGGGTTCCCGACTCAAAAATCCGCGTCATTCCTAATGGAGTTGATTTAAATATATTTACTTATCGTCCTTCAAAGTTTAGGGATGCCGAATATCCAAATCTTCCCAATCAGGACAGGGAACCCCCAAAGACTCAGCCTCGATTTCGGGTGTTATATTTTGGTACATTTTCCCCTTGGCAAGGGATTAATCTTGCTGTTGAAGCGCTGGCACTTGCTGACCGGGATTTTCCTACTCAATTAACAGTCATTGGACAAGGTCGCGACTTTCAGATTTTAGCCTTAAAACAGCTAGCTTTAAAACTAGGAGTAGCAGAGTCTCTCACGATTTTAGACCCTGTATCGCAAGCGGAACTCGTCCAAAAAATTCATGCATCTGATGTAATTTTGGCTCCGTTGACGCCCAATGACCGAAATCTGGTTCAGGGTTGTTGTCCTTTAAAAATTTTGGAAGGAATGGCGACAGGTACGCCGGTAATTGCTAGCGATTTACCTGTGGTGAGAGAATTGGGTGTGGATGGGGTACATTTCCTGCTCGTCAAACCAGGTTCTGCAAAGGAAATTAAAGATGCCTTGCTGAGGTTAAAAACAGAACCGGAATTGGCAATAAACTTAGCAAGGAATGCCCGTCAGCAGATTGAGAATGATTACACTTGGAAACACGCCGGTGATGCTTTGGTAGCAGCTTATGAGGAACTTGGAATTAAACGATCGATAACAGTTTGAAGCCGCTGATTTTCATGTTTTAGAGAAAATTCAGCGAGAATACGATCGCGCCCTGCCATCCCAATCTGACGCCTAGCACTTGGCTCTAAATCTAAACACTCCAGCACCGCCTCACCCAGTCGATGTAACTGGGAACGAGGAAGCAAAAATCCACTTTTCCCATGCTCAATCACCTCTGGAATTCCACCGGCATCGCTGGCAATACAGCAACAACCACAAGCGATCGCTTCTAGCAGCGCATTCGGCATCCCCTCCCATACAGAAGGTTGCAGATAGACATCACATAGCCGCAGATGCCCCGCTACCGCCGCAGGACTCGCTAAATGTCCGGTGACAATAACCCGCTTGGCGTTTTCTGGATGCTGAGTCGCATAGAGTTGTAATGCCGCTTCCTGGGACGCCCGCACTTCCCCGATAATTAACAAACAGGCAGGACGTTGGGCGCGGACTGTGGTTAAGGCATTCAGAAGAAACTGCTGCCCCTTCTTTTCTCGCAATTCTCCGGAAAATCCCAGTACCGCTTCATCAGGGGCAATGCCCAAAGATGCTTGGAGAAGGGATGATTCATGAGTTGCGCCGATAATGGGGGGCGAAAATACCCGCTCGTTGACGCTATTTTTCAAAACCATTACATCATCCCGCTGGGCGAGTAGCTGAATCTTCCGCGCCATATCGGCACTCACTGCCGTAATCAAACGGGCATTTAACAGCGTCCATTGCAGTCGCGCAAAATCCCCCGGTGGAAACATGGCTCGCTCGATATCATTCCCACGGGTGCTTACCGTACTGGGAAGTCCCTTTGTTGCCGCAAACCAAGTGGCTAAGAAACCGCTAGGGAAAGCATAGTGCCCCCAAACCGCATCGTAGCCACGGCACTGATGCAGCCAGTCGAGGACGTTGAGGGTATGAGGCATCGTCATATCCCAGTGGCGATATAGCCCCACCCGATAGACTTTGAGATGTTTGATAATTTGAAAATATTGACTTTCGGCGTGCCCGGTTGCGCTGCTAGGAACCTCTGGACTTCGGACTTCTCCCGGTTGCAAGTAACGACTCCACGCCACCACGTCTACTTCCATGCCCAGCTGGCAGAGGGCGGCGGCAATGCGCCCCGCACTACTCGCTAGCCCGCCAATATCAGGGGGAAATCGTTCCGTGAGAAAAAGAAGACGTCTCAAGGGACTCTAAAGTATTGCTACTAGGACTTTTTAAAGTCTAAAGTCTAAAGTGTGATCGCTCAGTTGTGAATCCGATTCCCTTAACGTTTTGTCCAACCTAGAGGGATTTCGTTTAATTAAGGAAAAACCCAGAATCTTATTCCCTTTCCACGAACGAGTTATCAAGCGCTCAACGGACTGAGACGGCTAATCACCGTTCGTGAGGATTAGAAGCAGGGAGCCGCAGGCGATCGCTGCGTGTTTTTTTTTGATTCCAGGGAATCACCTACACCGTTATTCCTTCTCACCCGCCCCCTCAATCGCTACCAGCACCACTGTAATATTGTCTCTGCCCCCTTTATCCTTAGCGGACTCGACAAGGGCTGTGGCTGCCTTTTCTAAGGAAGTAGACTTGAGGTGAGTTGCAATCAGCTGATCCGAAAGTTCTTCTGTGAGTCCATCGCTACACAGCAGCAGTCTGTCGCCTGCTTGCACATCCAGCGGTTGGATCTCAATCAGACGCAAATCTTTACGACCCAGACACTGAGATAATACGTGACGCCACGGGTGCATTTTGGCTTGTTCGGAAGTCAGTTCCCCGGCTTTCATCGCCCGTGCCACCCAAGTATGATCCTCAGTGATTTGCTCTAGAGTTGCCCCTCGCATTCGATAAAGGCGAGAGTCCCCCACATGAGCGACCCAAGGCTGCTGTTGGCGAAACATCACCACAACGCCTGTTGTGCCCATATCTGAGCGTTCTGGATGATTCGCTTGATCTTGGAGAATCGCCTGATTTGCATCCAAGAAGGCTTTTTCTAATAATGTTGGGCAATTCTCGTCGGAATGCCAATGCTCATCTAGATAGGTATAGATAGACTGAGTGGCAATTTGGCTTGCCTCCTGGCCTCCTGCATGTCCTCCCATGCCATCAGCAACTATAAAAAATCGCCCATCAGGGTCGATATGGTAGTCATCTTGGTTGACGGAACGAAGAAGTCCCGCATCAGAGAGGCCCGTGGAGCGACGAATCATATATTGTCTGCTGGCAACAGCAACTTTACTTTACCCGAATCAAAACATCCGATCAAATCGGTCGAGGCGCATGAGCAAGCGGATGAGGACAAAAGCTAAGGCAGATGCCCCCAGAGCAACCACGACTGCCAGCCCGACATAACCCTGAACAAAGAGGATAGTGGCTGATAGGGTGAAAGCACTGATGAGCAAAGTATAGTTAGTTCCCAACTGAATGCTACTCATTCGCCGCAGAATGCGATCGCTTTCGATAGATCGCACTCGAATCCGCAGGTCGCCCTGCTCTAATTTCTCAATCGTATCCTCAATCCGCCGTGGCAAGCTCAAAGCCGTACTACTAACTTGAGCCGCTTGCCGTCCTAATTCATTCAAGAAGCTACTACTAGTACTATTACTGCCATTACTATCTGCCATAAGCTGCATTGCAAAGGGTCTTGCAATCTCCATAAAGTTAAATTCCGGGTCTAAGCCTTTTCCAACCCCTTCTAAAGTTGAGAAAGCTCGCATCACAAAGGTAAAAGTCGCCGGAAACCGAAAAGGTTGGTCGTAAGCAATTTCATAAAGGTCTTCACTAATCTGACTCACCGATTGGTTTTCAAACGGCTTATCCATAAAGTGATCCAGCATATACTGAATCGATCGCCGCACGGGTCCCATATCATCAACCTTTGCCAGCGCCCCCATTTCCACGAGCGAATGCATCACTCGGTCGCCATCTTTTTGGGCAATGCCAAACAGCGTTTCCATCAGTTGTTCGCGGATGTTGGCCTTGATCCGCCCCATCATGCCGAAATCATAAAAAATCAGGGCACCTTCGGGACTGACAGCGATATTGCCAGGGTGAGGGTCGGCATGGAAAAAGCCATCGTTGAGCAATTGTTGCAGGTAAGCTTTAGCACCCAGGTGAGCCAGTTCCTTTCGATCCAGCCCCGCTGCTTCCAGCGCTTCATAGTGACTAATTTTAATGCCTGGAATGTACTCAAGAGTGACAACCCGTGGCGACGTATATCGCCAGTAGACACGCGGCACTTTTACCCACTCATAGGCGCGGAAGTTGCGGCGAAACGTATCGGCGTTACTGCCTTCATTCAGGTAATCAATTTCTTCCCAAAGAATTCGGCTGCACTCCTCATAGATTCCTAGCCAGTCACGACCCCGACCCCAGTCGGGATGGTTTTGAAAGAAACGGGCAATTCCTCTAAGAATTTGCAAATCAACCGTAAACAGCTGCTTCAATGCGGGTCGTTGTACTTTGACCACGACTTCTTCGCCGCTGTGGAGCGTTGCTTTATGTACCTGTCCCAAGCTAGCCGCCGCCAGGGGAATCGGGTCAAAAGTGCGGTAAAGCTGCGAAACTTTCTTGCCGAAGTCCTTCTCAATCAGCATTTCAGCTTGTTCGTAGCTAAAAGCAGGCACCTTGTCTTGCAGCTTAGAAAGTTCATCCACATACTCCGAGGGGAATAAATCGGCACGGGTGGAGAACAGCTGCCCGACTTTAATAAAAGTCGGCCCCAAGTCTAAGAACGTCTCTCGAATCCAAATGGCTTGCGCTCTGCGTCTGTGGGCTTGTTTTTCCTCTGTAACTCCGCCCGGATAGCTCCAAGATTTGTTGTAGCGCCAGAGCTTAAACATTAGGGTTAAAACAAACCCCCAAATATCTACGAAGCGCCGTTGATGGGAGTAACTTTCGCGGTTCCACCGATAAGCCTTATCCTTACGGGCTTTATCAGCGGCACGCTGGGCACTCGGCGTGCTAGCCGCGTATCGCTTCAGTTTAGGGTCATTAGGATAGGCTGACACTCGGATTCCTAAGTCTGTTTTTTCAAGTAATTGGGGCGATCGCAGTTGAGGGTGTGAGTTTTGGATAACTAACAACTCACAACTGAATTCCCACTCAGCACGCGAACAGAGTGCCGCCCGCTGCGCTGACAGGATTTATAATGAGCGGCTGCGATAGCGTTGTAATTCGGAGCGAAAGCGAGCGACTTCTGCCCGAAGTTCATCAATCGTCGCTTGCAAATCTGTGGTTTGGGTGCCTTGAGGCACAATGCTGGTAGTGGTTCGCCCCCGCATCACCGTTTCAGCTTGGGCGTCAGAGCGTTCGGTCACTCGTGAGGTGAAGTGCCGCAAAGACTCCCGTTGTTCGGCATCAAATTTGCCGAGTTCTGAGAGAGCATGGGTGACGGCGTTTTCTACCTGTTCATTCAGAGCTTCTGCAACCGCTCTGCCGACAAAAAAGGCATGAACTACAGGATTAGTCATGAAAAAATCTATTTGTGCGTCCGTAACAAATTATAACTTGCTTGCTCTCGATACTACATACAGCCTAGGTTACAGCTCAGGCTTTGGCAGTGTATCTGGAGAAGGTTGTCCGGGGGCGACAACAGCCGCGGGGGGTGATAGCAGATTCGCGCTGGAAGTAGGATTGGGAGTGTCTGAGATAGGCCAGTCGTCGCGGGGCGGAAAGGATTGTTCGGTGTGAAGTATAGAAGATCCCGGCCCCATTGCTCCGTGGAAGCGAACTGCCAAGCCGAAGCCAGCACCCGTGCAGGTAGCGATCGCAGCTGTCATCATCAGCCCTCTGGCTAGTGTCAGTTTGGGAAACTTTAAGTTTTGTAAGCGAGGAATGCCCGCTGACGAGCCAAGCTTTGTAGAGACGCGATTCATCGCCTCTGAAGTCTCGATCGGGAACGAGAAAGTCTTTAGCTTAGCCAGGGCAATCGGCAAGGTCGCCCGTATCGCTGTTTTGAGTTTTTTCGGGGCAGCACTGACTTTAGCTAGCTGAGTTTTGTAGGGGCGGGTTTTGCCCGGGCGCTTCACATCCTGGCTGAGATTCCAGTTGACTCCGCTAGCCATCGATGTCTTCTGTTTTTCGTTGCTAGCTGTTTGACGCTTTTGGGGGGCAGGCTGAGATTTGGGGGTCGCAGGGCGACGAGCCGTTTGGGCTGTGCGGACTTCTGGAGCCTTGGAGGCTGGCAACAGAGAGAGCCAATCTTCTACCGTTTGGGGACGTTTCTCCGCTTTGATTTCCAAGCCACACAAAATCGCAGCGATCGCAGTCGGGCTGAGTTTGGGTTGAATTTCCCGTAAATTTGGGAGCGGGATGCGCTCGCGTAACGGTGCAGGAACCGGCGGTTGACCCGTCAGCAAGCAATACAAACTTGCGGCTAAAGCATAAACATCTGTCGCTGGGGTGAGTTTTTCCTGAGCAAGATATTGTTCGATTGGCGCATATCCGGGATTTACTAAACTGGCTTGGGTTTGCGTCACTCCCGGCGTCAATTCATCACCAAAACCAACGTCAATCAACACGACATCCTCAGTTCCTGGTCGCCGGATGATGTTCTGGGGTTTGATATCTCGGTGCAGTAACCCTGCCTTGTGGATAACCGTTAGGGCGCTGCCAATTTGACGAATATAGCCAAGGGCTTGGGCTTCTGGTAACAGCTGACCTGCTAGCAGCGATTCAGCCAGGGTCTGCCCCGGTATGAACTCCATGACGATAAAACATCGTCGAGATTCCTCAAACAAGTCGAGAACCCGAACCAGATGAGGATGCTTGCAGCGAGCAAGGCGACGTGCTTGGGTGAGAAATTGCTTCCCAAACCGCTCAAAATCGGGATGAGTCCGCAGACTGTCGCTGAGGGTTTTAATGACGACCGCTTTCCCCGACTGAGTATGAGTCGCCCGGTAGGTGATCCCAAAGATACCTTGACCCAGTGGGGCGTCGAGGACGTATTTGCCGTTCTTCAGGACTGCTCCAGCCGTTAAGTTCATTAAAGATTTGTTACAGTTTTTTCAACTATGCTACCGTCTTGGTACAAATTTTGAGTCCCAGAAGATAGAGAAGCAGCGGTTGATCACCGGGCTTGCTTCCCACTGGTGTTTCCGATCCCGGCTTAAACTCCTAGCCGCTTCAAAGTGGATAATACTCTGCCAAAAATTTTTCAGCATCAGCGCGATCGCGGATTTCTCCATCCAGCGTTGCCGCCAACAGACGATCTAATATGGGTTTAAATTCACGCCCTGGTTTGTATCCCAACGCTTTCAAATCATTGCCGTTTAATATCGGTTGAATATTCGCCCAAGTGGTGAAATATTGCCAAATTAGCCGCCGAATCAGACGCGAATTTTTGACAGCAATCAAAATCAACGTGGGCAACTCGTACCGCCTCAGCAAGACGACAACTTGACTGGGTCGCTGACATTCTGGCAAAAATTTCACCACATCTGCTCGATCTCGATCGAGTTGATCTAATCGTTCGATACTGTCTGTCGGTAATTGAAGATTGATTGCCACTGTCGCGCGATATTCGGGAGCGAGGTAGGCAATTAAAATTTCTAGCCGCATCTGCCAATGATCGAGGGTTTTCTGGGGATCAAATCGGCGCAGACACCGATCTAGTAAACGCACCTGATTCCATAATGGCTCATCTAACTCTAGCGTGGGATGGAGGCACCGCAACGCCCCCAGATCGGCAAGTAACTCCAAGGCGGGTTTCCAGTAAGGCGCTTGGAGGATGTATTTGAGTTCTGCTTTCAGCCGTGTTTGTAGCGCCGGGGCTTTACTATTTTCAGAGAGCGATCGCTCGTAAATTCCACTCTCTAGGGCATAGCGGATATATCCTTCCGTCTGCGGTTCAATCTGAAATCCCAGGCGCACTGCAAACCGCACAGCGCGATAAATGCGCGTGGGATCTTCGATAAAGCTATTGGCATGGAGGACGCGGATTTGGCGCGATCGCAAATCTAGCATTCCGCCAAAGAAATCTAATAATTCACCCGCACGGGGTGGTGTCAGTCGCATCGCCAAGGCGTTAATGGTGAAATCTCGCCGATACAAATCTTGGCGAATTGAACTCGCTTCAACTTCTGGATTCGCCGCTGGGTAAGGATAAAACTCGGTTCGAGCCGTCGCAATATCCACCCAGAGAGAGTCTAGGACTGGGTCGTTGTGCCACAGTAGCGCGGCTGTTTGAAATTGACCGTGGACTTCTAGACGGGCATTTGGGTAGGTTTGTTGAAGTGCTTTCGCCAGTTCTACTCCAGCGCCGACATCCGCCGAGCGGTGAAAGCCATCTACCACTAAGTCAATATCTGAAAGCATCAGGGTTTCATGGGGATTGGCGAGCAGTAAATCTCGTACCCCTCCGCCAACCAGATAGAGATGCCAGCCGCGTTGTTCTGCCTGCTGGGAGGCTCTGGTGAGAAATTCCCACAAGGGAGGAGCAAGGCGATCGCGCAAAATATCCATCAGGGATTGATGGGCATTCGTTATTGAGAATGGGTAATTGATAATGGGGGATTTTTCTCTCCCATCACCTGTGACGAATGCTCCAGTCCCTCTTCCCTGATGCAACTGCCGTAAGACATCGGTGCGCGTAACCATTCCCACAAGCTGGCTCTCCTGCAATACCGGCAATCGCCCGATATCGTAAGTCACCATAATCGATTCAATCTCTGGCAAAGACGTATTTGGGGTAATCGTCTTCAGATTGTTAGCCATGTAGCCTTTTACCGGCGCATGACTAAAGCCATGATGCAATGCCAGATCGATATCCCGCCGAGAAACAATCCCCACCAGTTGGTCTTCGGAATTCACGACCGAAAGACCAGAATGCCCATACCGTAATAAAATTCTCTGAGCTTGCTCAATGGTCGTGTCCGGGCGAATTGTTCGCACTGGCGATGACATCAGTTCCCGCGCTGTCAGCGGCTGGGGAATCTGGTCTTTTAGCTGACTGACGAGCCGCTCCAGGGTTGCCTGAGAATCAACGCCCCGTAGTGTCACCGACGCCGCCTGTGAATGCCCCCCGCCACCCAGTGGTTGAAATAATTCATTGAGATTAGTGCCTTCAATGCGCGATCGCCCAATGACCGTGAATCGCTCCTCTCCTCCATCCCCTACTGGATACGCCGCTGCTAATAGCAAAGCATCGCTTTCGCCCAAATCGAGCAGCCGAGTGGCAAGCGTTGACAAACCCGGAACGTAGTCAGAGGTTTTGAGCAGCACCCAAGAAACGGTATAGCCGCACGTTGTCGCTTTTTGCAACTTCTCTAGCGCTTCCGTCAACAGTTCCTGCAATTGAGGCGATAAACCCGGCTCAACATAATCGGCAATTAAGCGCAAGCTTGCCCCTTGTTCCATTAACCACGCCAACGCGATCGCATCTCTTGCCGTCGCCCCTTCATAAGTTAATGATCCCGTATCCACATGGATTCCCAACGCCATCACGGTTGCCTCCGAAGGCGTCAACTGGATGCCTTCTTGCTGGAGTTGCTCGGCAATCAGAGTCGTGGTTGCTCCGACTGGCTCAACCTGGGTGCGGGTAGCGGGGATATCTCCGTCCCCGTCTGGGTGATGGTCGTAGACGACAACTTCCAACAAATCGGGTAAATCCAGCCATTCAGATGCCTTTCCCACGCGATCGCGCTTTTGAGTATCCACAACGGCAATCGACCGAATCTGCTCTGGGTTCACAGCCCGACGCTCAATTAGCGCATACTCATCTCGGTGCAACGCCAAAAAATCCCGCACCGCTGGATGGGAACCGCCGGTCAGCACGACCCTAGATCCCGGCTGGAGACGGGTTAGCCCCACCGCTGCGCCCAAGGTGTCAAAGTCCGCTGTTGTATGGCACAAAATCACATTCATCATCATGAGTCCTTAGTCATTAGTCCTTTGCCCATGACCCATAACCAATGACCCATGACGAATGACCAATGAGTGTCGATTTTTGATACGGTACTACTGTATAGAATTGCGGCTGAACTATTTCTATCCAGCCCATTGCTGTCTTGGGAGAAGAGAAAATGACAATTTTATTTCAGTTGGTACTAGCTGCTTTAGTCTTTTTATCATTCGTCATGGTCATTGGGGTTCCGGTTGCCTATGCCACTCCTCAGAACTGGGATCAGTCTAAGCGCCTCCTTATTTTCGGATCTGGGGTTTGGATTGCTCTGGTACTTCTGACAGGTGCCCTAAGCTATTTGGTAGTTTAAGGATAGTCAGACTCAGTCATCGGTCAGGGTTCATTAGTCATCAGTCCACTGCACCCGACTCAGGACTAAAGACAAATGACTGATGACTCAAAACAACTGGCAAAAAGCTTATATCTAAAATCATGGCAGTTTTCGAGGGAACGTTTACTCAGACTCAACCCCTGCGGTTTGCGATCGTCATTGGTCGCTTCAACGATCTAGTGACAACTAAACTATTGGAGGGGTGTCAAGATTGTCTGAAACGCCACGGCATT
Proteins encoded:
- a CDS encoding glycosyltransferase family 4 protein, translating into MNDSRIAYISFDTVPAPKGAAIHIAAFTQALADAFGDIQLVTVSPTAYAVNQRESPHIIQSMLPALGDTLINRVLYFRTMLGNWWQNQWFEAVHIRSIYEGFPIALNKEKLCKHLIFEVNGLPSIELKYRYPAVADDRELLHKLKAQEKICLEASDLILTPSSVTRDYLQTRGVPDSKIRVIPNGVDLNIFTYRPSKFRDAEYPNLPNQDREPPKTQPRFRVLYFGTFSPWQGINLAVEALALADRDFPTQLTVIGQGRDFQILALKQLALKLGVAESLTILDPVSQAELVQKIHASDVILAPLTPNDRNLVQGCCPLKILEGMATGTPVIASDLPVVRELGVDGVHFLLVKPGSAKEIKDALLRLKTEPELAINLARNARQQIENDYTWKHAGDALVAAYEELGIKRSITV
- a CDS encoding glycosyltransferase, with translation MRRLLFLTERFPPDIGGLASSAGRIAAALCQLGMEVDVVAWSRYLQPGEVRSPEVPSSATGHAESQYFQIIKHLKVYRVGLYRHWDMTMPHTLNVLDWLHQCRGYDAVWGHYAFPSGFLATWFAATKGLPSTVSTRGNDIERAMFPPGDFARLQWTLLNARLITAVSADMARKIQLLAQRDDVMVLKNSVNERVFSPPIIGATHESSLLQASLGIAPDEAVLGFSGELREKKGQQFLLNALTTVRAQRPACLLIIGEVRASQEAALQLYATQHPENAKRVIVTGHLASPAAVAGHLRLCDVYLQPSVWEGMPNALLEAIACGCCCIASDAGGIPEVIEHGKSGFLLPRSQLHRLGEAVLECLDLEPSARRQIGMAGRDRILAEFSLKHENQRLQTVIDRLIPSSS
- a CDS encoding PP2C family serine/threonine-protein phosphatase, with protein sequence MIRRSTGLSDAGLLRSVNQDDYHIDPDGRFFIVADGMGGHAGGQEASQIATQSIYTYLDEHWHSDENCPTLLEKAFLDANQAILQDQANHPERSDMGTTGVVVMFRQQQPWVAHVGDSRLYRMRGATLEQITEDHTWVARAMKAGELTSEQAKMHPWRHVLSQCLGRKDLRLIEIQPLDVQAGDRLLLCSDGLTEELSDQLIATHLKSTSLEKAATALVESAKDKGGRDNITVVLVAIEGAGEKE
- a CDS encoding AarF/ABC1/UbiB kinase family protein — protein: MKRYAASTPSAQRAADKARKDKAYRWNRESYSHQRRFVDIWGFVLTLMFKLWRYNKSWSYPGGVTEEKQAHRRRAQAIWIRETFLDLGPTFIKVGQLFSTRADLFPSEYVDELSKLQDKVPAFSYEQAEMLIEKDFGKKVSQLYRTFDPIPLAAASLGQVHKATLHSGEEVVVKVQRPALKQLFTVDLQILRGIARFFQNHPDWGRGRDWLGIYEECSRILWEEIDYLNEGSNADTFRRNFRAYEWVKVPRVYWRYTSPRVVTLEYIPGIKISHYEALEAAGLDRKELAHLGAKAYLQQLLNDGFFHADPHPGNIAVSPEGALIFYDFGMMGRIKANIREQLMETLFGIAQKDGDRVMHSLVEMGALAKVDDMGPVRRSIQYMLDHFMDKPFENQSVSQISEDLYEIAYDQPFRFPATFTFVMRAFSTLEGVGKGLDPEFNFMEIARPFAMQLMADSNGSNSTSSSFLNELGRQAAQVSSTALSLPRRIEDTIEKLEQGDLRIRVRSIESDRILRRMSSIQLGTNYTLLISAFTLSATILFVQGYVGLAVVVALGASALAFVLIRLLMRLDRFDRMF
- a CDS encoding DUF6825 family protein; translation: MTNPVVHAFFVGRAVAEALNEQVENAVTHALSELGKFDAEQRESLRHFTSRVTERSDAQAETVMRGRTTTSIVPQGTQTTDLQATIDELRAEVARFRSELQRYRSRSL
- a CDS encoding serine/threonine-protein kinase — its product is MNLTAGAVLKNGKYVLDAPLGQGIFGITYRATHTQSGKAVVIKTLSDSLRTHPDFERFGKQFLTQARRLARCKHPHLVRVLDLFEESRRCFIVMEFIPGQTLAESLLAGQLLPEAQALGYIRQIGSALTVIHKAGLLHRDIKPQNIIRRPGTEDVVLIDVGFGDELTPGVTQTQASLVNPGYAPIEQYLAQEKLTPATDVYALAASLYCLLTGQPPVPAPLRERIPLPNLREIQPKLSPTAIAAILCGLEIKAEKRPQTVEDWLSLLPASKAPEVRTAQTARRPATPKSQPAPQKRQTASNEKQKTSMASGVNWNLSQDVKRPGKTRPYKTQLAKVSAAPKKLKTAIRATLPIALAKLKTFSFPIETSEAMNRVSTKLGSSAGIPRLQNLKFPKLTLARGLMMTAAIATCTGAGFGLAVRFHGAMGPGSSILHTEQSFPPRDDWPISDTPNPTSSANLLSPPAAVVAPGQPSPDTLPKPEL
- a CDS encoding CBS domain-containing protein, whose translation is MNVILCHTTADFDTLGAAVGLTRLQPGSRVVLTGGSHPAVRDFLALHRDEYALIERRAVNPEQIRSIAVVDTQKRDRVGKASEWLDLPDLLEVVVYDHHPDGDGDIPATRTQVEPVGATTTLIAEQLQQEGIQLTPSEATVMALGIHVDTGSLTYEGATARDAIALAWLMEQGASLRLIADYVEPGLSPQLQELLTEALEKLQKATTCGYTVSWVLLKTSDYVPGLSTLATRLLDLGESDALLLAAAYPVGDGGEERFTVIGRSRIEGTNLNELFQPLGGGGHSQAASVTLRGVDSQATLERLVSQLKDQIPQPLTARELMSSPVRTIRPDTTIEQAQRILLRYGHSGLSVVNSEDQLVGIVSRRDIDLALHHGFSHAPVKGYMANNLKTITPNTSLPEIESIMVTYDIGRLPVLQESQLVGMVTRTDVLRQLHQGRGTGAFVTGDGREKSPIINYPFSITNAHQSLMDILRDRLAPPLWEFLTRASQQAEQRGWHLYLVGGGVRDLLLANPHETLMLSDIDLVVDGFHRSADVGAGVELAKALQQTYPNARLEVHGQFQTAALLWHNDPVLDSLWVDIATARTEFYPYPAANPEVEASSIRQDLYRRDFTINALAMRLTPPRAGELLDFFGGMLDLRSRQIRVLHANSFIEDPTRIYRAVRFAVRLGFQIEPQTEGYIRYALESGIYERSLSENSKAPALQTRLKAELKYILQAPYWKPALELLADLGALRCLHPTLELDEPLWNQVRLLDRCLRRFDPQKTLDHWQMRLEILIAYLAPEYRATVAINLQLPTDSIERLDQLDRDRADVVKFLPECQRPSQVVVLLRRYELPTLILIAVKNSRLIRRLIWQYFTTWANIQPILNGNDLKALGYKPGREFKPILDRLLAATLDGEIRDRADAEKFLAEYYPL
- the psbZ gene encoding photosystem II reaction center protein PsbZ, coding for MTILFQLVLAALVFLSFVMVIGVPVAYATPQNWDQSKRLLIFGSGVWIALVLLTGALSYLVV